A stretch of the Butyricicoccus intestinisimiae genome encodes the following:
- a CDS encoding CTP synthase, translating to MTKYIFVTGGVVSGLGKGITAASLGRLLKSRGLKIAAQKLDPYINVDPGTMSPFQHGEVYVTEDGAETDLDLGHYERFIDEDLNKYSNLTTGKVYWNVLNKERRGDYLGETVQVIPHITDEIKSFIYSVGKKTSADVVITEIGGTTGDIESQPFLEAIRQVSTEVGRRNCLFIHVTLVPFISGSDEPKSKPTQHSVKELRGLGIQPDMIVCRVDQPLTDDIRHKISMFCNVQPDCVIENRTMPVLYQAPLMLEQSHFCDIVCRELSLGCGKGDMSEWYEMIDRIDSRKGSVKIALVGKYVRLHDAYLSVAEALQHGGFENGVEVNIDWVDSEDINDSTVDKLLSDCDGVILPGGFGHRGIEGMICAANYCRVRNIPYFGICLGMQIAVISYARNVLGYEDADSGEFAPESRHRVIDLMESQYGVSTKGGTMRLGAYPCRIRPNTQMAEAYKQEQISERHRHRYEFNNEFRAEIEDAGMIISGTSPSGELVETVEIPNHPFYVGVQFHPEFKSRPNRAHPLFKAFIAASKKRSFETHENES from the coding sequence ATGACAAAGTATATCTTTGTAACCGGCGGCGTTGTTTCCGGCCTTGGCAAGGGCATCACTGCCGCTTCGCTTGGCCGACTGCTCAAATCCCGCGGTCTCAAGATCGCAGCACAGAAGCTCGACCCATACATCAACGTTGACCCGGGCACGATGAGCCCGTTCCAGCACGGCGAGGTGTACGTCACGGAGGACGGCGCGGAAACCGATCTGGATCTCGGTCACTACGAACGCTTCATTGACGAGGATTTGAACAAGTATTCCAACCTCACCACCGGCAAGGTATACTGGAACGTTCTGAACAAGGAACGCCGCGGCGATTATCTGGGCGAAACCGTACAGGTTATCCCGCACATCACCGACGAAATCAAGTCGTTTATCTATTCTGTCGGCAAAAAGACCAGCGCCGATGTTGTCATCACGGAAATCGGCGGCACGACCGGCGATATTGAATCGCAGCCGTTTCTGGAGGCCATCCGTCAGGTATCGACGGAGGTAGGCCGCCGCAACTGCCTGTTTATTCATGTCACGCTGGTTCCGTTTATCTCCGGTTCCGATGAGCCGAAGTCCAAGCCGACCCAGCACTCCGTCAAGGAGCTGCGCGGTCTGGGCATCCAGCCGGACATGATTGTCTGCCGTGTTGACCAGCCGCTCACCGACGACATCCGCCACAAGATTTCCATGTTCTGCAATGTCCAGCCCGACTGCGTCATTGAAAACCGCACGATGCCGGTTTTGTATCAGGCTCCGCTGATGCTGGAGCAGAGCCATTTCTGCGACATCGTCTGCCGCGAGCTGTCTTTGGGCTGCGGCAAGGGCGACATGAGCGAGTGGTATGAGATGATCGACCGCATTGACAGCCGCAAGGGCTCTGTCAAAATTGCGCTGGTCGGCAAATATGTCCGTCTGCACGACGCCTATCTGTCCGTCGCAGAAGCCCTGCAGCACGGCGGCTTTGAAAATGGCGTGGAAGTCAACATTGACTGGGTGGATTCCGAGGACATCAACGATTCGACGGTGGACAAGCTGCTGTCCGACTGCGACGGCGTCATTTTGCCGGGCGGCTTCGGTCACCGCGGCATCGAGGGCATGATTTGCGCCGCAAACTACTGCCGCGTCCGCAACATTCCGTATTTCGGCATTTGTCTCGGCATGCAGATCGCGGTCATTTCCTATGCCCGCAACGTGCTCGGCTACGAGGATGCAGACTCCGGTGAATTTGCTCCGGAGAGCCGTCACCGCGTCATTGACCTGATGGAGAGCCAGTACGGCGTTTCCACCAAGGGCGGTACGATGCGTCTGGGCGCTTACCCGTGCCGCATTCGTCCGAACACCCAGATGGCAGAGGCGTACAAACAGGAGCAGATTTCCGAGCGCCATCGTCATCGCTACGAATTTAACAACGAATTCCGCGCCGAAATCGAAGATGCCGGCATGATTATCTCGGGTACTTCCCCGTCCGGCGAGCTGGTCGAGACCGTGGAAATTCCAAATCATCCGTTCTATGTCGGCGTACAGTTCCATCCGGAATTTAAATCCCGCCCGAACCGCGCTCACCCGCTGTTCAAGGCATTTATTGCAGCATCAAAGAAAAGGAGTTTTGAAACCCATGAAAATGAATCATAA
- a CDS encoding LL-diaminopimelate aminotransferase: MKMNHNFSNIAQSYLFSTVAKKVADYTAAHPDKKVIRLGIGDVTLPLPQVAIDAMHAAVDEQSKQETFHGYGPEQGYDFLKESIQAYYAMRDTKLELDEIFVSDGAKSDVGNILDLFDKDNTVLVPDPVYPVYVDTNVMGGRKIAYMNANESNGFLPLPDPSVKADIIYLCSPNNPTGAAYDRASLKAWVDYALANDAIILYDAAYECFVSEDVPRSIYEIEGAKDCAIEFCSFSKTAGFTGTRCGYTIVPVQLEREGMNLNKMWLRRQTTKFNGVAYIVQRGAAAIFSEEGVKQVQEHLDYYRENARILAEAMDELGIWYTGGKNSPYIWLKCPNGMESWEFFDYLLENANVVGTPGAGFGENGKNFFRLTAFGDRENTIEAVARIKKLLS; the protein is encoded by the coding sequence ATGAAAATGAATCATAATTTTTCCAACATCGCGCAGAGCTATCTGTTCTCCACGGTTGCGAAGAAGGTTGCGGACTACACCGCAGCACATCCGGACAAGAAGGTCATCCGTCTGGGCATCGGTGATGTCACCCTGCCGCTGCCGCAGGTTGCCATTGACGCCATGCATGCAGCCGTTGACGAGCAGAGCAAGCAGGAGACCTTCCACGGCTACGGTCCGGAGCAGGGTTATGATTTCCTGAAGGAATCCATTCAGGCATACTATGCAATGCGCGACACCAAGCTGGAGCTGGACGAGATCTTTGTATCCGACGGCGCCAAGTCTGACGTCGGCAACATTCTGGATCTGTTCGACAAGGACAACACGGTTCTGGTTCCGGATCCGGTATATCCGGTATACGTGGACACCAACGTTATGGGCGGCCGCAAAATCGCGTACATGAACGCAAACGAGTCCAACGGCTTCCTGCCGCTGCCGGACCCATCCGTCAAGGCTGACATCATTTATCTGTGCTCCCCGAACAACCCGACCGGCGCTGCCTACGACCGCGCAAGCCTGAAGGCTTGGGTAGATTACGCACTGGCAAACGATGCCATCATTCTGTACGATGCCGCTTACGAGTGCTTCGTATCCGAGGATGTGCCGCGCTCCATCTATGAAATTGAGGGCGCAAAGGATTGCGCGATTGAGTTCTGCTCGTTCTCCAAGACCGCAGGCTTCACCGGCACCCGCTGCGGCTACACCATCGTTCCGGTACAGCTGGAGCGCGAGGGCATGAACCTGAACAAGATGTGGCTGCGCCGCCAGACCACCAAGTTCAACGGCGTTGCTTACATTGTGCAGCGCGGCGCCGCTGCCATCTTCTCCGAGGAAGGCGTCAAGCAGGTACAGGAGCATCTGGACTACTACCGCGAAAATGCCCGCATTCTGGCTGAGGCCATGGACGAGCTGGGCATCTGGTACACCGGCGGCAAGAACTCCCCGTACATCTGGCTCAAGTGCCCGAACGGCATGGAGTCCTGGGAATTCTTTGATTACCTGCTGGAAAATGCCAATGTTGTCGGCACACCGGGCGCAGGCTTTGGTGAAAACGGCAAAAACTTTTTCCGCCTGACTGCTTTTGGTGACCGAGAGAACACCATTGAGGCAGTTGCGCGCATCAAGAAGCTGCTTTCCTGA
- the dapF gene encoding diaminopimelate epimerase, with protein sequence MKLKFTKMHGCGNDYIYFNCFEQQVADPEALSIRLSDRHFGIGGDGIVLICPSDVADAKMRMFNADGSEGKMCGNATRCIGKYMYEHGLISKPEMTLETLSGIKILKMTEQDGKIASVRVDMGKAILKPSEIPTRYEGDTAVSIPLTVDGTEYAVTCVSMGNPHCIVFVDQDVSTLDLPKIGPSFENHDMFPERINTEFIRVIDDHTLQMRVWERGSGETLACGTGACAAAVASVLNGYCPKGEDITIHLIGGDLNIRYTDEAVFLTGPATTVFEGSIEL encoded by the coding sequence ATGAAGTTGAAGTTCACGAAAATGCACGGCTGCGGCAATGATTACATCTATTTTAACTGCTTTGAGCAGCAAGTCGCAGATCCGGAAGCCCTCTCTATCCGTCTTTCCGATCGCCATTTCGGCATCGGCGGCGACGGCATCGTCCTGATTTGTCCATCCGACGTGGCAGACGCAAAAATGCGCATGTTCAACGCGGACGGCAGCGAGGGAAAAATGTGCGGCAACGCAACCCGCTGCATCGGCAAATATATGTACGAGCACGGCTTGATTTCCAAGCCGGAAATGACACTGGAAACGCTCAGCGGCATCAAAATTTTGAAGATGACCGAGCAAGACGGCAAGATTGCCTCTGTCCGCGTGGACATGGGCAAGGCCATCCTCAAGCCGTCGGAAATCCCGACTCGATACGAGGGCGACACCGCCGTATCCATTCCGCTCACTGTAGACGGCACGGAGTACGCAGTCACCTGCGTTTCGATGGGCAACCCACACTGCATCGTTTTCGTGGATCAGGACGTCAGCACGCTTGATCTGCCGAAAATCGGCCCGTCCTTCGAGAACCACGACATGTTCCCGGAGCGCATCAACACGGAGTTTATCCGCGTGATCGACGACCACACCCTGCAGATGCGCGTTTGGGAGCGCGGCAGCGGCGAGACGCTCGCCTGCGGCACCGGCGCTTGTGCGGCAGCTGTCGCTTCGGTACTCAATGGATACTGCCCGAAGGGCGAGGACATCACCATTCATCTGATCGGCGGAGATTTGAACATCCGCTATACCGATGAGGCCGTATTCCTCACCGGCCCTGCTACCACCGTATTCGAAGGGAGTATTGAATTATGA
- a CDS encoding LTA synthase family protein, whose protein sequence is MKNKLSLCKQFLASNFSNIFFLLSPLATFLVVEILEYGGSDSKCLWPNQLAFWANILFYYGIFLLFRAVTGRPRFTIVFLNFVFLIFGICNHYSIQIRNEPIVPWDLYAAGTAAEALNGFQWTVPLEIIICSIACLIWWVLTVKFLRFPKQKLRTRAGSLGLSAVMLTGFVLFASVGSGNFYISAWRQVTANRKNGMALNFAINMDTLFVEAPTDYSKENASTILSSVSKEDETASANNVQPNIIAVMDETFADLSILGDLGLENTDDVMPFVHSLSGQPNTITGQLVVPAFGGGTCNSEYEFLTSNSYAFFKSGSYPMLQYVHNNTESMASVLKQQGYNTIGMHPYYGSGWARNKAYPLMGFDKFLDIDSFDDATTKYLRRYVSDESSFNKVIDLYNQNKKQSDNPLFLFNVTIQNHCGYDTVYDNFPENVDFQFDSLYPYTKQYLSLIQESDKQIKNLVDYFSKVDEPTIIVLFGDHMPYIENSFYNHLTRGSSKTTSEIELDQHTVPFFIWANYDIDTSDYANIGRISANYLGPVTMKVAGAKLSDYEEYVYSLMEKYPVISASGCINSKGIYVPLDMAASDLHDYKIVQYQYVFDNADKILSQAGSGSGSGSK, encoded by the coding sequence ATGAAAAATAAGTTAAGTTTGTGTAAGCAGTTCCTCGCGTCCAACTTCTCGAACATTTTCTTCCTGTTGTCGCCGCTTGCGACATTCCTCGTGGTGGAAATTCTTGAGTACGGCGGCTCGGACAGCAAATGCCTCTGGCCAAACCAGCTGGCATTCTGGGCAAATATTCTGTTTTATTACGGTATTTTCCTTCTGTTCCGTGCGGTCACCGGACGCCCCCGTTTTACGATTGTATTTCTCAATTTTGTCTTTTTGATTTTCGGCATCTGCAACCACTATTCCATCCAAATCCGAAACGAACCGATTGTTCCTTGGGATTTGTATGCCGCCGGCACGGCTGCCGAAGCACTCAACGGTTTCCAGTGGACGGTTCCGCTCGAAATCATCATTTGTTCCATCGCCTGCCTGATCTGGTGGGTGCTCACCGTCAAATTCCTGCGCTTTCCGAAGCAGAAGCTGCGCACCCGCGCCGGAAGCCTCGGTCTGTCCGCCGTCATGCTGACCGGCTTTGTGCTGTTCGCCTCTGTCGGCAGCGGCAACTTCTACATCAGCGCATGGCGTCAGGTAACCGCCAACCGCAAAAACGGCATGGCGCTCAACTTCGCCATCAACATGGATACGCTGTTTGTCGAGGCGCCGACCGACTATTCCAAGGAAAACGCATCTACGATTTTGTCCTCTGTCTCCAAGGAGGACGAGACCGCATCGGCAAACAACGTACAGCCGAACATCATCGCCGTGATGGACGAGACCTTTGCGGATTTGTCTATTCTCGGTGATTTGGGTCTGGAGAACACCGATGATGTCATGCCGTTCGTGCACTCGCTGAGCGGTCAGCCCAATACCATCACGGGTCAGCTGGTTGTCCCTGCCTTCGGCGGCGGCACCTGCAACTCGGAATACGAGTTTTTGACCAGCAATTCCTATGCGTTCTTCAAGTCCGGCAGCTATCCGATGCTGCAGTACGTGCACAACAACACGGAATCCATGGCATCCGTCCTCAAGCAGCAGGGCTACAACACGATTGGCATGCATCCGTATTACGGCTCGGGCTGGGCACGCAACAAGGCATATCCGCTGATGGGCTTTGATAAATTCTTGGACATCGACTCGTTTGACGATGCAACGACCAAGTATCTGCGCCGCTATGTCAGCGATGAATCCTCGTTCAACAAGGTCATCGACCTGTACAACCAGAACAAGAAGCAGTCCGACAATCCGCTGTTCCTGTTCAACGTCACGATTCAGAATCACTGCGGCTATGACACGGTATATGACAATTTTCCGGAAAACGTAGACTTCCAGTTTGATTCTCTGTACCCGTACACCAAGCAGTATCTGTCTCTGATTCAGGAGTCGGATAAGCAGATCAAGAATCTGGTGGACTACTTCAGCAAGGTGGATGAACCGACGATTATCGTTCTGTTCGGCGACCACATGCCGTACATCGAAAATTCGTTCTACAATCACCTGACCCGCGGTTCGTCCAAGACGACCTCGGAAATCGAGCTGGATCAGCACACTGTTCCGTTCTTTATCTGGGCAAACTACGACATTGACACCTCGGATTATGCCAACATCGGCCGCATCAGTGCGAACTATCTCGGCCCTGTCACCATGAAGGTAGCCGGTGCAAAGCTGAGCGACTACGAGGAATACGTATATAGCCTGATGGAGAAGTATCCGGTTATCTCCGCTTCCGGCTGCATCAACAGCAAGGGCATTTACGTCCCGCTGGACATGGCAGCTTCCGACCTGCACGATTACAAGATTGTGCAGTATCAGTACGTGTTTGACAACGCGGATAAAATCCTCAGTCAGGCAGGCAGCGGTTCCGGCAGCGGCTCTAAGTAA